The following nucleotide sequence is from Hypanus sabinus isolate sHypSab1 unplaced genomic scaffold, sHypSab1.hap1 scaffold_2957, whole genome shotgun sequence.
CCCGGTTGTAAAGAAACCATTTGTTGCTTCATAAAGATaatcattatttttgtttttattatggGTTGGGTTTAAAGAATCAATGGGTACCTCATGCTGACAAAATTTTTACAAGTGCCATCTTGGGCACGTGTGCCATAGGTTCACCACCTCGGAGTTACAGACACTGAACCGAGGTTCTGAGATCCACCTGCTGCCTCCAGTGAAACTGCTGGCAGGATGGGTTACCTTGGCACCAAATCCTCCCAGTACAACTATCAATTTCTATttaagaattatcccaggaatgaaagggttaacatacaaggagcatttgatggctcaaagtctgtattcactggagtttggaagaataatGGGGCTttgggtctcattgaaacctaccaaacattgataggcctagatagagtggacatcgaGAGGATGCTTCCCAtcgttttggggggggggggaggtctcggatcagagggtacagcctcagaatagagaggaggagggattcttatagccagagggtggtgaatctgtgggatttattgcaatagacagctgtggatgctaagacattgggtataattaaagcagaggttggtaggctcctgattagtaaaggtgtcaaaggttacaggaagaaggcaggagaatggggttgagaggggtaatagatCAGCAGTGATGGAATGAAtgtgggaaagattgaagggaagaaagcaagaggaaggcaaagacaagtgatgatggagacagcagccagagaactggaaatggatACCAacgaattgatccacttgacaggagtgtgtgggccgtggcagtcaaagctcaaactgggcatggcacctgatgttgatgatgatgatggaatggtggagcgactcgatgggctgaatgtacGAGTTCTgtttctaaatcttatggtcttaagatggGTGAGCACTGACACCAGGACACCAAGAACGATTCCTCAGCTCAAGTGTGATTTTTCAGAAAACGGATGATCCCATTCTCTTATCGTTGACGGCGGGCTTACCTTTGGGACTCAGCTCCATGCTCTCGATGAAGAAGGGTCCCTTCCGGAGTCCGACCTCCTGCAGGATGATGCCGAAACTGTACACGTCTCCCTTCTGTGTTCCTGTGGGAGGGCTCTCCATCCGCAGGATCTCCGGGGCAGTCCACAGCttctctgccataggaaacaaGTTCAAGACAGTGAGGTAACCAGCCTTCCTCCGTGCTCACTCAAGTTACTTGAACAGAAGACCATGAGAtagaaaattaggccattcagctcaatcACGGTCAATTTGTTTTagtcccactctcccaccttctccccataactcttaaccctgtcaccaatcaagaaactgttgatctctgttttaaatccacccaataacttggcctccacagccgcctgtggcaatgaattccacagattcaccactctggctgaagaaattcctcctcacctctgttaatctgaggctgttccctcagCCTGAGGCTCTCCTCCTGGTAGAAATGTGCTCTCACATCCATGCTAGTGGCCTTCCAGTATTCAGTAGATTTCCTCCCTTTCTTTTCCCCTTTAACTTTCAG
It contains:
- the LOC132388312 gene encoding atrial natriuretic peptide receptor 2-like, coding for MDVRAHFYQEESLRLREQPQINREKLWTAPEILRMESPPTGTQKGDVYSFGIILQEVGLRKGPFFIESMELSPKEIIEKVKGHKRPPFRPSTDTSLEEISLLMQRCWSEDVLERPDFNQIKVLLRKLN